From a single Eretmochelys imbricata isolate rEreImb1 chromosome 13, rEreImb1.hap1, whole genome shotgun sequence genomic region:
- the LOC144273184 gene encoding olfactory receptor 6F1-like codes for MYVLTIVGNVSIITLVWIHPRLQTPMYFFLCNLSFLEIWYTTACVPKAIGVMLGTSQTVSFTVCILGCTECFLLAVMAYDPYLAICHPLRYSSLMTNTFSAQLAFLCWLCGFLAIFVLASLISRLSFCGPNIINHFLCDVDSCIALSCTDTSLVELATFMVSIIVVMVSCAVTQISYIYIISTILRIPSAQGRQKAFSTCSAHLTVVTIWYGDIIFLYVKPSAQNSLDLNKTINIFNTIVTPLLNPFIYTLRNKEAKEALGKALSGIRSHLPTRWI; via the coding sequence ATGTATGTCCTAACAATTGTAGGGAATGTGTCCATCATAACCTTAGTGTGGATTCACCCCCGGCTCCAAacccccatgtatttcttcctctgcaatcTCTCCTTCCTGGAGATCTGGTACACCACAGCATGTGTTCCCAAGGCCATTGGTGTCATGCTGGGGACAAGCCAAACCGTCTCTTTCACTGTTTGCATCCTGGGCTGCACAGAATGTTTCCTCCTGGCTGTCATGGCCTATGACCCCTATCTGGCCATATGCCACCCATTGCGATACTCATCCCTTATGACCAACACCTTCTCTGCTCAACTGGCCTTCCTCTGTTGGCTGTGCGGGTTCCTGGCTATCTTTGTGTTGGCATCTCTAATATCCAGGTTGTCTTTCTGTGGTCCtaacatcatcaatcatttccTTTGTGATGTAGATTCCTGTATAGCGCTCTCCTGCACTGACACCAGCCTTGTTGAGCTTGCAACGTTCATGGTCTCAATCATCGTTGTCATGGTCTCATGTGCAGTAACCCAGATCTCCTACATTTACATCATCTCCACCATCTTGAGAATCCCATCAGCCCAAGGccggcaaaaggccttttccacttgctcaGCCCATCTCACTGTTGTGACTATCTGGTACGGCGACATCATTTTTCTGTACGTCAAGCCTTCTGCACAGAACTCATTGGATTTGAACAAAACAATCAACATCTTTAACACTATTGTAACTCCGCTATTAAACCCTTTCATTTACACTCTAAGAAACAAAGAGGCGAAGGAAGCTTTGGGAAAGGCATTGAGTGGGATACGAAGTCATTTACCAACAAGATGGATTTAG
- the LOC144273635 gene encoding olfactory receptor 10A2-like, with protein MDRAADGNQTALAEFILMGFGDLHEMQILLFVLFLAVYIMTLAGNILILAIISYSRSLHTPMYFFLGNFSFLEIWYTASTTPKMLRTLLTAHEAISFFGCITQFYFFSSMAITECFLLAVMSYDRYVAICSPLRYMAIMNSKVCLQMAAGSWISGFLTPILTIVLTFRLPFCASNEIDHFFCDLAPVIKLSCADAHVAKTITFIMASVVTMVPFLLTVVSYANILSTVLRVPSTMGKQKAFSTCSSHLIVVTLFYGTLGIIYAVPTASQSPGLNKMFSLLYTVITPMVNPIIYSLRNKEVKEALRKIISKRPNWLSPLVTGGQVRVHQEDP; from the coding sequence ATGGACAGAGCAGCAGACGGAAATCAGACAGCCCTTGCAGAGTTCATCTTGATGGGATTTGGGGATCTTCATGAGATGCAGATCCTTCTCTTTGTGCTATTTCTAGCTGTCTACATCATGACATTAGCTGGCAACATCCTCATATTGGCCATCATCTCATACAGCCGGAGCCTGCACACCCcgatgtacttcttcctgggaaATTTCTCCTTCCTTGAGATCTGGTACACCGCTTCTACCACCCCCAAGATGCTAAGAACTTTACTTACTGCACACGAAGCAATCTCCTTCTTTGGCTGCATTACCCAGTTTTATTTCTTCAGTTCCATGGCTATCACTGAGTGTTTTCTCCTGGCGGTGATGTCTTATGACCGGTACGTAGCCATCTGCAGCCCACTCCGTTACATGGCCATTATGAACTCCAAGGTTTGCCTGCAGATGGCAGCAGGTTCTTGGATAAGTGGGTTCCTGACTCCCATACTAACCATTGTCTTGACCTTCAGGTTGCCATTCTGTGCCTCCAATGAAATCGACCATTTCTTCTGCGACCTAGCACCGGTCATAAAGCTCTCCTGTGCTGACGCCCATGTGGCCAAGACAATCACATTCATCATGGCCTCTGTTGTGACCATGGTCCCATTTCTGCTGACTGTAGTATCCTATGCCAACATCCTGTCCACCGTTCTCAGGGTCCCTTCTACCATGGGGAAACagaaagccttctccacctgctcctcccatCTCATCGTGGTGACCTTGTTCTATGGGACCTTGGGCATTATTTATGCGGTTCCCACGGCCAGCCAGTCTCCAGgcctaaataaaatgttttccctGCTGTACACGGTGATTACCCCTATGGTTAACCCCATTATATACAGTCTGAGAAACAAGGAGGTCAAAGAAGCTCTGAGGAAAATTATAAGTAAAAGGCCTAATTGGCTGTCTCCATTAGTAACTGGAGGCCAAGTGAGGGTTCATCAAGAAGACCCATAA